A genomic segment from Methanoplanus limicola DSM 2279 encodes:
- a CDS encoding DNA polymerase sliding clamp → MLKAEINTDVFKEAIDVIAALVTECRLHISPDGITTRAVDTANVAMISLTLSSGAFTSYDATETEIGLDINKMKNILGMMGKDEILSLELPDDGHKMEMAFGGYKYSIALLDVNTVRKDPNPPSIDLPGKAVLSGSDLNSSIKAASLVSDKIAFGINPEKPTFFMEADGDTDHINLELEKDQLESITPAEAKSLFSLDYLRDMGKVMSRSDRVEIDIGLDHPVKFGFEIAQGNGKVEFLLAPRIETD, encoded by the coding sequence ATGTTAAAAGCAGAAATAAACACAGATGTCTTTAAAGAGGCTATTGATGTAATCGCCGCCCTGGTAACAGAGTGCCGGCTGCACATAAGCCCTGATGGAATAACCACACGCGCCGTTGATACGGCTAACGTTGCAATGATCTCTTTAACCCTCAGTTCAGGAGCTTTTACATCCTACGATGCAACCGAAACCGAGATCGGTCTCGACATCAACAAGATGAAAAATATTCTCGGAATGATGGGAAAAGATGAGATACTCTCACTTGAACTTCCTGATGACGGTCACAAAATGGAGATGGCATTCGGTGGATACAAGTACTCAATCGCCCTTCTGGATGTAAATACAGTACGGAAAGATCCAAATCCGCCATCAATTGATCTTCCGGGAAAAGCAGTATTATCAGGTTCGGACTTAAACAGCTCAATAAAAGCGGCATCGCTTGTATCAGACAAGATTGCCTTTGGAATAAATCCGGAAAAGCCCACCTTCTTCATGGAGGCAGACGGAGATACCGACCACATCAACCTTGAGCTTGAAAAGGATCAGCTTGAATCAATCACACCGGCAGAAGCAAAATCACTCTTCTCTCTGGATTATCTGCGCGACATGGGAAAAGTCATGAGCAGGTCAGACAGAGTAGAGATAGATATAGGCTTAGACCACCCTGTAAAATTCGGCTTTGAGATTGCGCAGGGCAATGGAAAAGTTGAATTCCTTCTGGCACCCCGTATTGAAACAGACTGA
- a CDS encoding DUF373 family protein, translated as MPDERTLILCVDRDDDIGYKADVNEPAVGREKCLDAANRLALADPEDSDVNAIFQAIKTYDELSARGENVFVAVVGGNHTNMIDGDRRISHDLGKIVWDNEITECIIVTDGAEDEFVLPIIQASVDVKSVQRVIVKQMPNLEGTYYIIRKLLDDPKIARTFLVPVGLAMLLYAVANLLGSPEIAIVIVVGVIGVYLLFKGLGIDEYFGYAVNSLHKSFVGGRVTFVAYISALLIGSIGVIIGLTSLLEWYTPDQGLLFYLLSFVYGSVGYFTIAALTASIGKIIDVYLNEINALGRVIAVPFFIGAVGIIAYGASVYALSVGSSMDFPVLEVDGVRLIVYTTVIGLISAAFGVYLQKYVSGWLKSAVEKDEL; from the coding sequence ATGCCTGACGAGCGGACACTTATATTGTGTGTCGATCGTGATGATGATATCGGCTATAAGGCTGATGTTAATGAGCCTGCGGTTGGAAGAGAGAAATGTCTTGATGCAGCTAACCGCCTGGCACTTGCCGATCCTGAAGATTCGGATGTTAATGCGATTTTTCAGGCGATAAAAACCTATGACGAACTATCTGCCAGAGGCGAAAATGTATTTGTGGCAGTAGTTGGCGGAAATCATACCAATATGATAGACGGAGACAGGAGGATCTCCCATGATCTCGGAAAGATAGTCTGGGATAATGAAATAACTGAATGTATAATTGTTACGGACGGCGCAGAGGATGAATTTGTTCTCCCAATAATTCAGGCTTCTGTAGATGTCAAAAGTGTTCAGAGGGTGATTGTAAAACAGATGCCCAATCTTGAAGGAACATATTACATAATCAGAAAGCTTCTGGACGACCCTAAGATTGCAAGGACATTTCTTGTACCTGTAGGTCTGGCGATGCTTCTGTATGCCGTGGCAAACCTTCTGGGAAGTCCTGAGATTGCAATAGTGATAGTTGTTGGTGTGATTGGTGTCTATCTGCTCTTCAAGGGTCTTGGAATTGATGAATATTTTGGTTATGCTGTAAATTCCCTTCATAAATCCTTTGTAGGCGGAAGAGTTACTTTTGTTGCATACATATCCGCACTTCTTATAGGTTCAATAGGAGTTATTATAGGTCTTACAAGTCTTCTTGAATGGTACACTCCTGACCAGGGGTTATTATTCTATCTTCTCTCGTTTGTTTATGGTTCTGTTGGCTATTTCACAATAGCTGCTCTGACAGCCTCCATAGGCAAGATAATTGATGTTTATCTCAATGAGATAAATGCTCTGGGGCGGGTTATTGCAGTTCCTTTCTTCATTGGAGCCGTGGGTATTATTGCATATGGTGCAAGTGTCTATGCCCTCTCTGTCGGCAGCAGTATGGACTTTCCTGTTCTTGAAGTTGACGGTGTCAGACTGATAGTTTATACGACTGTCATAGGTCTTATATCTGCGGCATTCGGGGTATATCTTCAGAAGTACGTATCCGGATGGCTTAAGAGTGCAGTTGAGAAGGATGAACTCTGA
- the dapB gene encoding 4-hydroxy-tetrahydrodipicolinate reductase encodes MTKIAICGALGRMGKTIAAMIDEDPALEFIGGVDVGEGTLFGKKVVSSENIDDFLAEEKPDVLIDFTIANAAVKNIRAASKAGVAVVVGTTGFSEEQKEENRKNIEGTIPAVISTNFSVGVNIFWKLVREAAKQLSDYDIEVTEAHHHFKKDAPSGTAKTILEIIKEETGDREEMYGREGMVGARGKEIGVHVIRGGDIVGDHSVMFAGNNEVIELSHRAYDRAVFAHGVIRSAKWIAGKEPGIYTMDDVLGLIR; translated from the coding sequence ATGACTAAAATAGCAATATGCGGTGCACTGGGGCGCATGGGTAAGACCATTGCAGCCATGATAGATGAAGACCCCGCACTCGAATTTATCGGCGGTGTGGATGTCGGAGAAGGAACCCTGTTCGGCAAAAAGGTTGTAAGCTCAGAGAACATTGATGATTTTCTGGCTGAGGAAAAGCCTGACGTCCTGATTGACTTTACCATTGCCAATGCCGCAGTTAAAAACATCCGGGCCGCATCCAAAGCAGGCGTTGCAGTTGTAGTCGGCACAACAGGCTTTTCTGAAGAGCAGAAGGAAGAGAACAGGAAGAATATTGAGGGCACAATTCCGGCAGTAATCTCAACCAACTTCAGTGTCGGCGTAAATATCTTCTGGAAACTTGTCCGTGAGGCTGCAAAACAGCTCTCAGATTACGACATTGAGGTCACTGAAGCCCACCACCACTTCAAAAAAGATGCACCAAGCGGCACTGCAAAGACAATCCTTGAGATAATCAAAGAGGAAACAGGAGACCGTGAGGAGATGTACGGGCGCGAGGGTATGGTTGGTGCGAGAGGAAAAGAGATCGGAGTGCATGTCATCCGGGGCGGCGATATAGTCGGTGATCACTCGGTGATGTTTGCAGGCAACAACGAGGTAATCGAACTTTCACACCGGGCATATGACCGCGCAGTCTTTGCACACGGAGTTATAAGGTCCGCAAAGTGGATTGCAGGTAAAGAACCGGGCATCTATACTATGGATGATGTACTCGGCCTCATCAGATAA
- a CDS encoding 30S ribosomal protein S17e, with translation MGIKPTYIKALGQELLAKHGEKFTNDFDANKQAVSEVAIISSKKVRNRVAGNITRKVNRKRVI, from the coding sequence ATGGGAATTAAACCGACATATATAAAGGCACTTGGCCAGGAACTTCTGGCAAAGCACGGTGAGAAGTTTACAAACGATTTTGACGCAAACAAGCAGGCAGTATCTGAAGTTGCGATTATCAGCTCAAAGAAGGTACGCAACAGAGTAGCCGGAAATATCACAAGAAAAGTAAATAGGAAGAGAGTCATATAA
- the dapA gene encoding 4-hydroxy-tetrahydrodipicolinate synthase yields the protein MFEGVYPALITPFKDNSERDLDLDGLSSNIEFLISRGVHGVVPCGSTGESATLTFEEHEEVIGRTIEVVNGRVPVLAGTGSNNTSEALRFTKAAKDLGADGVLVLSPYYNKPNRSGLVKHYTKLADLDIPVIVYNVPGRTGQNLAPDLIAELAKHPSIAGIKEASGDIVQMSRVIEYTADEDFSVISGDDAMSLPLLALGGSGVISVAANIMPEPMVAMYEKFKSGDLAGAREIHYRLSPLIRSMFIETNPIPVKAASGILGMAAGPLRLPLDYMEDEKVSALKEVLSHYD from the coding sequence ATGTTTGAGGGTGTATATCCAGCATTAATCACTCCTTTTAAGGACAATTCCGAAAGAGATCTGGATCTCGACGGATTGTCTTCCAACATTGAATTTCTTATCTCCAGAGGAGTTCACGGGGTAGTGCCCTGTGGATCAACCGGAGAATCAGCAACTCTTACTTTTGAAGAGCATGAGGAAGTTATCGGCCGGACGATTGAGGTCGTAAACGGGCGCGTGCCGGTTCTTGCAGGGACTGGCTCCAATAACACCTCCGAAGCCCTGAGATTTACCAAAGCAGCGAAGGATCTCGGAGCAGACGGTGTTCTGGTACTAAGCCCTTATTACAACAAGCCAAACCGTTCAGGCCTTGTAAAGCATTATACAAAACTTGCCGATCTTGACATTCCGGTAATTGTGTACAATGTGCCCGGAAGGACAGGCCAGAACCTTGCCCCGGACCTGATAGCTGAACTTGCAAAGCATCCGTCTATTGCCGGAATAAAAGAGGCTTCAGGCGATATTGTCCAGATGTCAAGAGTTATTGAGTACACGGCTGATGAAGATTTCAGTGTCATATCGGGTGACGATGCAATGAGCCTTCCGCTCCTTGCGCTCGGAGGAAGCGGAGTAATCAGCGTTGCAGCAAACATCATGCCTGAACCGATGGTTGCCATGTATGAAAAGTTTAAGTCCGGAGATCTTGCAGGTGCAAGGGAGATCCATTACAGGTTATCGCCGCTTATCAGGTCAATGTTCATAGAGACAAATCCGATTCCGGTGAAGGCTGCATCCGGAATTCTTGGCATGGCCGCAGGACCTCTCAGACTTCCGCTTGACTACATGGAAGATGAAAAGGTCAGCGCACTTAAGGAGGTGCTTTCACATTATGACTAA
- a CDS encoding indolepyruvate ferredoxin oxidoreductase subunit alpha, which produces MVAKIDAEKCTGCETCVDVCPSEAIRMEDNIAVVDEDLCVDCEACVDECPAEAIKMV; this is translated from the coding sequence ATGGTAGCAAAAATTGACGCTGAAAAGTGCACAGGATGTGAAACCTGTGTCGATGTCTGTCCATCAGAAGCAATCAGAATGGAAGACAACATAGCCGTTGTTGATGAAGATCTCTGTGTGGACTGCGAAGCATGTGTAGATGAATGTCCGGCAGAAGCAATAAAGATGGTTTAA
- a CDS encoding coiled-coil protein encodes MLNELIDKRKVVLQQSEEHKEKRNELNALASTYARERNQLNAQTRECVDEAQKNKELRDEANNSVHTLKAERNVLNDKANVLFEDIDAFKKEHGGISNNRGIKELHKQIERLEMEQQTKVFSPEKERELIEKIKQLRAGIKDQEDEIEQNKEIHAKLQEARDLRKEASDLHAKVTESAELAQKHHDLMVECYRKADKSREAADESHKKFVEAQEAADEEHNKFIACQKEIRDYDKVIGGLRKKTRKTKVTKEQKAVRKEAEQVFQQFRAGEKLTTDDILLLQRSKLL; translated from the coding sequence ATGTTGAATGAGCTTATTGATAAAAGAAAAGTAGTTCTCCAGCAGTCTGAAGAGCATAAAGAGAAGAGAAATGAACTGAATGCACTTGCAAGCACGTATGCACGTGAGCGCAACCAGTTAAATGCCCAGACCAGAGAGTGTGTAGATGAAGCGCAGAAGAACAAAGAACTTCGTGATGAAGCAAATAATTCTGTACACACTCTGAAAGCGGAGAGAAATGTTCTTAATGACAAGGCAAATGTTCTCTTTGAGGATATTGATGCATTTAAGAAGGAACACGGCGGAATCAGCAACAACCGCGGCATAAAAGAACTTCACAAACAGATTGAACGCCTTGAGATGGAGCAGCAGACAAAAGTCTTCAGCCCGGAAAAAGAGCGTGAATTAATTGAGAAGATTAAACAGCTAAGGGCTGGTATAAAAGATCAGGAGGATGAGATCGAGCAGAACAAGGAGATTCACGCAAAACTCCAGGAAGCACGCGATCTCAGAAAAGAAGCATCCGATCTTCATGCCAAAGTGACAGAGAGTGCTGAACTTGCACAGAAACACCATGATCTTATGGTGGAGTGCTACAGGAAAGCAGATAAGTCCAGAGAAGCAGCAGATGAGTCACACAAAAAATTTGTTGAGGCCCAGGAAGCTGCTGATGAAGAGCATAATAAGTTCATAGCATGCCAGAAGGAGATTCGTGACTACGATAAGGTAATCGGCGGACTCCGCAAGAAGACAAGAAAGACAAAGGTTACAAAGGAACAGAAAGCTGTAAGAAAGGAAGCAGAACAGGTATTCCAGCAGTTCAGAGCCGGTGAGAAGCTCACAACTGATGATATTCTGCTCCTCCAGCGCTCAAAATTATTATAA
- a CDS encoding DNA primase large subunit PriL, whose translation MPVEFDKKDLAKYPFLKEAHDLVSSSAYSLDNFLKSRTGTEISKHAAERVKKAIKPPYLFENIRNEFPEGEIMAYAISRVIVSCMKERAVIDKICRYESEKAYFYLQTEEKEKRDYISQSMGIDPFSDEIPVHTYVMLVPNLRDAKWQLVNRELNRGMVRITNEEKAELLKERIRTVLHQQLPFPVTDSICELLKTATEEISVNYKQTIFEQFGSLDEGSFPPCMKAIIAAVSEGTNIPHTARFAVTAFMHTIGMDLHQIVEVYTRAPDFDVQKTMYQVEHISGKGGTEYNPPGCATMKTYGLCVNPDAICKNKSVTHPLWYYKQKKKMSAQKKAWNEKRGSLQRKESAGKTKSGNTNKKSKTGQIKPKTENKSNNKNNNY comes from the coding sequence ATGCCTGTCGAATTTGACAAAAAAGATCTGGCAAAATATCCTTTTTTAAAAGAAGCACACGACCTCGTCAGCAGCAGCGCGTATTCACTGGATAACTTCCTTAAAAGCCGCACGGGAACTGAAATCTCAAAACATGCTGCTGAAAGAGTGAAAAAGGCTATAAAACCCCCTTACTTATTTGAGAATATACGCAACGAATTTCCGGAAGGCGAGATCATGGCATATGCCATCTCAAGAGTGATTGTCTCCTGTATGAAAGAGAGGGCAGTTATAGATAAGATCTGCCGCTATGAATCTGAAAAAGCATATTTTTACCTTCAGACTGAAGAGAAGGAGAAGAGAGATTACATCTCCCAAAGCATGGGAATTGACCCGTTCTCTGATGAAATTCCGGTGCACACATATGTCATGCTCGTACCAAACCTCAGAGATGCAAAATGGCAGCTTGTAAACCGTGAACTTAACAGAGGGATGGTCAGGATCACCAATGAAGAGAAAGCTGAGCTGTTAAAGGAGAGAATCAGAACAGTACTCCACCAGCAACTCCCTTTTCCGGTGACAGATTCCATATGTGAACTTTTAAAAACGGCAACTGAAGAAATTTCAGTAAATTATAAGCAGACCATATTTGAGCAGTTCGGCAGCCTGGATGAAGGTTCCTTTCCGCCATGCATGAAAGCAATAATTGCAGCAGTATCTGAAGGGACAAATATTCCGCATACCGCAAGGTTTGCCGTGACGGCATTTATGCACACAATCGGAATGGACCTCCACCAGATAGTAGAAGTCTATACGAGGGCACCGGATTTTGACGTACAGAAGACAATGTACCAGGTAGAGCATATCTCCGGAAAGGGCGGCACAGAATACAATCCTCCCGGATGTGCAACAATGAAAACATACGGGCTGTGCGTAAACCCCGATGCCATATGCAAAAACAAGTCCGTCACCCATCCGCTGTGGTACTATAAACAGAAGAAAAAGATGTCTGCCCAGAAGAAAGCATGGAATGAGAAGAGAGGCAGTTTACAGAGAAAAGAGTCCGCCGGAAAGACAAAATCAGGAAACACAAATAAAAAATCTAAAACAGGGCAGATTAAACCAAAAACCGAAAACAAAAGCAATAATAAAAACAATAATTACTGA
- the albA gene encoding DNA-binding protein Alba, with amino-acid sequence MTDNTVFVGNKPVMNYVLAVVTQFNQGADHVAVKARGKAISRAVDTAEIATNRFLEGVQKSGIITGTELVDTESGQTNVSSIEITLSKIP; translated from the coding sequence ATGACTGACAACACAGTGTTCGTAGGTAACAAACCCGTAATGAATTATGTTCTTGCGGTTGTTACCCAGTTCAATCAGGGAGCAGATCATGTGGCTGTAAAGGCCCGGGGTAAGGCAATATCACGTGCAGTAGATACAGCTGAAATTGCAACAAACCGGTTTTTGGAAGGCGTTCAAAAGTCCGGGATCATAACAGGTACAGAACTTGTGGATACTGAAAGTGGCCAGACCAATGTCTCAAGCATTGAAATCACCCTTTCCAAAATTCCATAA
- the asd gene encoding aspartate-semialdehyde dehydrogenase — translation MINVGVLGATGAVGQRFVQLLAAHPWFNLKTLTASERSAGKSYREAVNWRLDVAMPENMGDIVVSKTSVDSVKDLDIVFSALPAELAGILETEIADSGVAVCSNAASHRMDADVPLVIPEVNPDHLGLIDVQRDRGRDGFIVTNPNCSTIVMTMALNPIRKRNFSDIRVATMQAVSGAGFEGIAAMAIYDNVVPYIGSEETKMETETKKIMGHFNGSEIEYSPVQVSASCHRVPVIDGHTMAIWADTDDPAEEIINDFRNYRAPFSNLPTQPDKSVIYLDAVDRPQPRLDRNSGNGMSVSVGRVREGLRFIATGHNTIRGAAGASVLNAELIASRKYL, via the coding sequence ATGATCAATGTAGGAGTACTTGGTGCAACAGGTGCAGTCGGACAGAGATTTGTACAGCTGCTTGCCGCACACCCGTGGTTTAACCTTAAAACACTGACTGCATCCGAGAGGAGCGCAGGAAAGAGTTACAGGGAAGCCGTTAACTGGAGACTTGATGTTGCAATGCCTGAAAATATGGGCGACATTGTTGTCTCAAAAACATCGGTTGATAGTGTAAAAGATCTCGATATAGTCTTCTCGGCACTTCCTGCCGAACTTGCAGGCATTCTTGAGACTGAAATTGCAGACTCCGGGGTTGCAGTATGCAGCAATGCCGCATCCCACAGGATGGATGCAGACGTCCCGCTTGTAATTCCGGAAGTGAACCCGGACCATCTGGGCCTTATAGATGTCCAGCGCGACAGAGGCAGAGACGGCTTTATTGTGACAAATCCAAACTGTTCAACAATTGTTATGACAATGGCCCTCAATCCAATCAGGAAAAGAAATTTTTCAGATATAAGGGTTGCAACTATGCAGGCCGTATCAGGAGCAGGATTTGAAGGAATTGCAGCAATGGCAATTTATGACAACGTAGTCCCATACATTGGATCTGAGGAGACAAAGATGGAGACCGAGACCAAAAAAATTATGGGCCACTTCAACGGCTCAGAGATAGAGTATTCTCCGGTTCAGGTAAGCGCCTCATGTCACAGGGTGCCTGTCATTGACGGGCACACAATGGCAATATGGGCTGATACAGACGACCCTGCAGAAGAGATCATAAATGATTTCAGAAACTACAGGGCACCTTTCAGCAACCTGCCGACACAACCGGACAAATCGGTCATCTATCTGGATGCCGTGGACAGACCACAGCCAAGGCTTGACAGGAATTCAGGCAACGGGATGTCAGTATCTGTCGGAAGGGTCAGAGAAGGTCTCCGGTTCATTGCAACGGGGCATAACACAATACGCGGTGCTGCGGGGGCCTCAGTATTGAATGCCGAATTGATAGCAAGCAGAAAATATCTCTAA
- a CDS encoding thiamine-phosphate synthase family protein yields MNEEREEIFFRLKKALKILKEDLKPEIIPESGMTIAFAQENATDAKEVFGLPERITVSEEGMRFPSGIVTGADEEISAAILTVMKYDRSVRSAANIRYSEEITEAVLDYFPEAGSFDPDTRPLPALSMDWGVASCCFEDDIPDVIFNRESALREGRILVLGEDPVEIVRNIINLQRRINNKNQ; encoded by the coding sequence ATGAATGAAGAGAGAGAAGAGATATTTTTCCGGTTAAAAAAAGCGTTAAAAATCCTGAAAGAGGATTTAAAACCGGAAATTATACCTGAATCAGGGATGACCATCGCCTTTGCACAGGAGAATGCAACAGATGCAAAAGAGGTTTTTGGACTCCCCGAAAGAATAACAGTATCTGAAGAAGGGATGCGATTTCCTTCCGGAATTGTAACGGGCGCGGATGAAGAGATCTCAGCAGCGATACTTACAGTAATGAAATATGACAGGTCAGTAAGATCTGCGGCAAATATCAGATATTCAGAAGAAATAACTGAAGCAGTTCTGGATTACTTCCCGGAGGCAGGGTCTTTTGATCCTGACACCCGGCCGCTGCCGGCTTTATCTATGGACTGGGGCGTTGCATCATGCTGCTTTGAGGATGACATTCCCGATGTTATTTTTAACCGTGAAAGCGCATTAAGAGAGGGCAGGATACTGGTTCTTGGTGAAGATCCTGTAGAGATAGTCAGAAATATTATTAATCTTCAAAGGCGCATAAATAATAAAAACCAATAG
- a CDS encoding M20/M25/M40 family metallo-hydrolase: protein MEVESLCSELVKINTENPPGNTEGAVSFIAELFDERNIPYVITENEGGRDNILTDFGEMPLLLAGHLDVVPAIADRWKRDPCCGDIDGGFVHGRGSTDMKGGCAALLSAFFKEYDKKGRVCANLCFVCDEENGGRYGMRHIVEKKFFEPCDCLIAEPTPVLNPSIGQKGLLRINFDFMGEPGHGSLYPHVGESAIMNALDLMIFIRDIGNRDFDAGAKLSDMIGDSVSLLGEIFDISGIENVLRRITYNPGQIKGGEKTNIVAEKCSLDLEMRIPWGCSPEDLICEIMDHAHSANVEVLECFDPSVTGNESDIVKKTCSSIESVYGCRSFPFVQWAATDARFLRQAGFCALEYGPGEIDLLHAIDEKVSVANLRRSVDVYRELIRRYC, encoded by the coding sequence ATGGAAGTTGAAAGTTTATGCTCTGAGCTGGTTAAGATCAATACAGAAAATCCTCCGGGGAACACAGAGGGTGCGGTCTCTTTCATTGCAGAACTCTTTGATGAGAGGAATATCCCGTATGTAATTACCGAAAATGAGGGTGGCAGGGATAATATCCTGACTGATTTTGGTGAGATGCCCCTTCTTCTTGCCGGGCATCTTGATGTTGTCCCTGCGATTGCGGATCGCTGGAAGAGAGATCCCTGCTGCGGGGATATAGACGGCGGTTTTGTTCACGGCCGCGGTTCGACTGACATGAAGGGTGGCTGTGCGGCCCTTCTCTCTGCTTTTTTTAAGGAATATGATAAGAAGGGCAGGGTTTGTGCAAATCTCTGCTTTGTCTGTGATGAGGAGAACGGCGGCAGATATGGTATGAGGCATATTGTTGAGAAGAAATTTTTTGAACCCTGTGACTGCCTTATAGCTGAACCGACTCCGGTACTTAATCCTTCAATCGGGCAGAAAGGACTGTTAAGGATTAATTTTGACTTCATGGGTGAGCCTGGTCATGGTTCATTATATCCTCATGTAGGTGAGAGCGCAATAATGAATGCCCTTGATCTTATGATTTTTATCCGGGACATTGGCAACCGGGATTTTGATGCAGGGGCCAAACTTTCAGATATGATTGGTGATTCTGTTTCACTGTTAGGGGAAATCTTTGATATTTCCGGGATAGAAAATGTGCTCCGGAGAATAACATATAATCCCGGTCAGATTAAGGGCGGAGAGAAGACTAATATTGTTGCTGAGAAGTGTTCGCTTGATCTTGAGATGAGAATTCCATGGGGGTGCAGCCCTGAAGATCTGATCTGTGAGATTATGGATCATGCACATTCTGCCAATGTTGAAGTTCTGGAGTGCTTTGATCCGTCTGTTACAGGAAATGAGTCAGATATTGTAAAAAAGACCTGTTCTTCTATTGAGAGTGTTTACGGTTGCAGATCGTTTCCTTTTGTACAGTGGGCAGCCACTGATGCAAGGTTTCTCCGTCAGGCAGGTTTTTGTGCCCTTGAATATGGTCCCGGGGAGATTGATCTTCTTCATGCAATTGATGAAAAAGTGTCTGTTGCAAATCTTCGCAGATCGGTTGATGTTTACAGGGAGTTAATCCGCAGGTAC
- the moaA gene encoding GTP 3',8-cyclase MoaA, producing MQKLTDNYGRKISNLRISITPRCNLDCMYCHREGEDNPGAEMSLEEISNIFNVASGFGISSVKITGGEPTVRKDICDIVSAVPDSMESSMTTNGTLLAPIAHDLKDAGLSRVNISVDSLNPDKYREIAGKDMLSDVLEGIEAAIEARLTPVKINVVMLKGVNDDELEDFVDFARGRREIILQFIELMDFKDPDSITNVDELEKDLQKRSKLIITRRMHHRKKYCLDGAEIEVVRPMHNKEFCANCNRLRVTSDGYLKPCLLRHDNHINIRGLSEDEMRKAFLMAASIREPYFR from the coding sequence ATGCAGAAACTGACTGATAATTACGGCAGAAAGATTTCAAATCTGAGAATCAGCATCACTCCCCGGTGCAATCTTGACTGTATGTACTGCCACCGTGAAGGGGAGGATAATCCGGGCGCGGAGATGTCACTTGAAGAGATATCAAATATATTTAATGTGGCATCCGGGTTTGGAATAAGCAGTGTGAAGATAACCGGGGGTGAACCGACTGTAAGGAAGGATATCTGTGATATTGTTTCTGCGGTTCCCGATTCTATGGAATCTTCAATGACTACAAATGGTACTCTTCTTGCTCCTATTGCGCACGATCTGAAGGATGCCGGACTTTCAAGGGTAAATATCAGTGTTGACTCTTTAAATCCGGATAAATACAGGGAGATTGCCGGTAAGGATATGTTGTCTGATGTTCTTGAAGGCATTGAGGCTGCCATTGAGGCCAGACTTACGCCTGTAAAGATCAATGTTGTCATGCTTAAAGGCGTAAATGATGACGAACTTGAAGATTTTGTGGACTTTGCAAGGGGCAGGCGGGAGATAATTCTTCAGTTTATTGAACTGATGGATTTCAAAGATCCTGATTCAATTACAAATGTCGATGAACTTGAAAAAGACCTCCAGAAGCGTTCAAAACTGATAATCACACGCCGGATGCACCACCGGAAAAAGTACTGCCTTGACGGCGCGGAGATTGAGGTTGTGCGCCCTATGCACAATAAGGAATTCTGTGCAAACTGCAACCGCCTGAGGGTGACTTCGGACGGTTATCTTAAACCATGCCTGCTCAGGCATGATAATCATATAAATATCAGGGGTCTTTCTGAGGATGAAATGAGGAAGGCCTTTCTCATGGCTGCAAGTATAAGAGAGCCTTATTTCAGGTGA
- a CDS encoding RlmE family RNA methyltransferase, translating into MGSQWGADKYYRRSKGEGYRSRAAYKLEEIQRKFGLIRGDDNVVDLGAAPGSWLQFVKGITGGVIIGIDLNPIVPVEGTHTVKGDFTKKEIQDKVISLTGENNVGIVLCDAAPQFAGNKSYDQARAIGLNEGALHFACRILKPGGNLIIKSFQGEMFQELLNEIRQNFYAVKVYRTKASRRGSTEVYIIARNFNGKINAETD; encoded by the coding sequence ATGGGTTCTCAATGGGGAGCAGATAAGTACTATCGCAGGTCAAAAGGCGAAGGTTACAGATCAAGAGCTGCTTACAAACTGGAAGAGATTCAGAGAAAATTCGGGCTGATACGCGGGGATGACAATGTGGTTGACCTTGGTGCGGCCCCCGGAAGCTGGCTGCAGTTCGTAAAAGGCATCACAGGCGGAGTGATCATCGGCATTGATCTCAATCCCATAGTTCCCGTAGAAGGGACGCATACAGTTAAAGGTGATTTTACTAAAAAAGAGATTCAGGATAAGGTTATCTCTCTGACTGGTGAGAATAATGTAGGAATTGTTCTCTGTGATGCCGCGCCGCAGTTTGCAGGCAATAAGTCATATGATCAGGCAAGAGCGATCGGGCTTAATGAAGGGGCACTTCATTTTGCGTGCCGGATTTTAAAGCCGGGCGGAAACTTAATCATAAAATCTTTTCAGGGTGAGATGTTTCAGGAACTTCTTAATGAGATAAGACAGAATTTCTATGCAGTAAAGGTTTACCGGACAAAGGCATCAAGAAGGGGGAGTACTGAAGTATATATTATTGCAAGAAATTTCAACGGAAAGATAAATGCAGAAACTGACTGA